One region of Corvus moneduloides isolate bCorMon1 chromosome 1, bCorMon1.pri, whole genome shotgun sequence genomic DNA includes:
- the LOC116450388 gene encoding myosin regulatory light chain 2, smooth muscle minor isoform isoform X2, whose protein sequence is MSSKRAKTKTTKKRPQRATSNVFAMFDQSQIQEFKEAFNMIDQNRDGFIDKEDLHDMLASLGKNPTDEYLDAMMNEAPGPINFTMFLTMFGEKLNGTDPEDVIRNAFACFDEEATGFIQEDYLRELLTTMGDRFTDEEVDELYREAPIDKKGNFNYIEFTRILKHGAKDKDD, encoded by the exons ATGTCTAGCAAAAGGGCAAAGACAAAGACCACCAAGAAGCGCCCTCAGCGCGCCACTTCCAATGTATTTGCCATGTTCGATCAGTCGCAGATCCAGGAATTCAAGGAGGCCTTCAACATGATCGACCAGAACAGGGACGGCTTCATTGACAAAGAGGACTTGCACGACATGCTCGCCTCCCTTG GAAAGAATCCAACGGATGAATACCTGGATGCCATGATGAATGAGGCTCCAGGCCCCATCAACTTCACGATGTTCCTCACGATGTTTGGTGAGAAGTTAAATGGCACCGACCCGGAGGATGTAATCAGGAatgcttttgcttgttttgatGAAGAAGCAACAG GGTTCATCCAAGAAGACTACCTGCGGGAGCTGCTGACCACGATGGGAGACAGGTTCACGGATGAGGAGGTGGATGAGCTGTACAGAGAGGCCCCCATCGACAAAAAGGGCAACTTCAACTACATCGAATTCACGCGCATCCTGAAACACGGAGCGAAAGACAAGGATGACTGA
- the LOC116450388 gene encoding myosin regulatory light chain 2, smooth muscle minor isoform isoform X1, giving the protein MRSCISGLFLVRDIMVCFLRQKNVVDARFKSVELAGEVSSSLCGQTERDVTMEFPFMLQMLGTPCQVSNTKQEPTATMSSKRAKTKTTKKRPQRATSNVFAMFDQSQIQEFKEAFNMIDQNRDGFIDKEDLHDMLASLGKNPTDEYLDAMMNEAPGPINFTMFLTMFGEKLNGTDPEDVIRNAFACFDEEATGFIQEDYLRELLTTMGDRFTDEEVDELYREAPIDKKGNFNYIEFTRILKHGAKDKDD; this is encoded by the exons ATGCGCAGTTGCATTTCAGGGCTATTTTTAGTTCGAGACATAATGGTTTGTTTTTTACGTCAGAAGAACGTTGTAGATGCACGATTTAAAAGTGTGGAATTAGCAGGGGAAGTCAGTAGCAGTCTGTGTGGACAGACTGAGAGGGACGTAACCATGGAATTTCCTTTTATGCTCCAGATGCTTGGTACACCCTGTCAGGTATCTAATACAAAGCAAG AACCAACAGCCACCATGTCTAGCAAAAGGGCAAAGACAAAGACCACCAAGAAGCGCCCTCAGCGCGCCACTTCCAATGTATTTGCCATGTTCGATCAGTCGCAGATCCAGGAATTCAAGGAGGCCTTCAACATGATCGACCAGAACAGGGACGGCTTCATTGACAAAGAGGACTTGCACGACATGCTCGCCTCCCTTG GAAAGAATCCAACGGATGAATACCTGGATGCCATGATGAATGAGGCTCCAGGCCCCATCAACTTCACGATGTTCCTCACGATGTTTGGTGAGAAGTTAAATGGCACCGACCCGGAGGATGTAATCAGGAatgcttttgcttgttttgatGAAGAAGCAACAG GGTTCATCCAAGAAGACTACCTGCGGGAGCTGCTGACCACGATGGGAGACAGGTTCACGGATGAGGAGGTGGATGAGCTGTACAGAGAGGCCCCCATCGACAAAAAGGGCAACTTCAACTACATCGAATTCACGCGCATCCTGAAACACGGAGCGAAAGACAAGGATGACTGA